In the Leptospira sp. WS4.C2 genome, one interval contains:
- a CDS encoding FecR domain-containing protein — MKRVMINQLSVMGFVAIFAILFTACQKDSKETVTNVTDKSQQESNVVVAFVKGDVVVIRESGQVKPNLGDVLTSKDTIVTGQNGSVEILVGEDGVLKLNKNTSLSVSQAFAANDGSRATEVNMQYGKLVTVLRKERKTESFSVVTPTSIAGVRGTIFLTNVENPSAKGGNVACGSGNCVVKYTVLDGAVAIRKSNSENEIVVDKQKTAEVGNETKLSDKMIKPMDKQSLTEMKEMLAFENTKMLQFESLANELRTNNEELQKLNIGSSVEELEKAAKNREITKSKSDEVITTAKSIEDSKYIKKDVQKDSLKLAPKESFDKTK, encoded by the coding sequence ATGAAACGTGTTATGATCAATCAGTTGTCGGTAATGGGATTTGTGGCAATTTTTGCCATACTTTTTACTGCCTGCCAAAAAGATTCCAAGGAGACTGTAACAAATGTTACAGATAAGTCCCAACAAGAAAGTAATGTCGTTGTTGCCTTTGTAAAAGGTGATGTCGTTGTGATCCGCGAAAGTGGACAAGTAAAACCAAACTTGGGTGATGTTTTAACTTCCAAGGATACCATCGTTACCGGTCAAAACGGTTCTGTGGAAATCCTTGTCGGTGAAGACGGAGTTTTGAAATTAAACAAAAATACTTCTCTTAGTGTAAGCCAAGCGTTTGCAGCAAACGATGGTTCACGTGCTACAGAAGTGAACATGCAATACGGAAAACTAGTGACTGTTCTTCGCAAAGAAAGAAAAACAGAATCTTTCAGTGTAGTCACTCCGACTTCCATTGCGGGTGTTCGTGGAACGATCTTCCTAACCAATGTGGAAAATCCATCGGCTAAAGGTGGAAACGTTGCTTGTGGTTCGGGAAACTGCGTCGTGAAGTACACAGTTCTTGATGGTGCGGTTGCGATCCGTAAATCAAACTCAGAAAACGAAATCGTTGTCGACAAACAGAAAACAGCTGAAGTCGGAAATGAAACTAAACTTTCTGATAAAATGATCAAACCAATGGACAAACAATCCCTAACAGAGATGAAAGAGATGTTGGCTTTTGAAAATACTAAAATGTTACAGTTTGAGTCTCTTGCAAATGAGTTAAGAACCAACAATGAAGAACTTCAAAAACTAAACATTGGATCTTCTGTAGAAGAATTGGAAAAAGCAGCAAAAAATCGTGAGATCACTAAATCTAAATCAGACGAAGTCATCACAACTGCGAAGTCCATTGAAGATTCTAAATACATCAAAAAAGATGTTCAGAAAGATTCCCTAAAATTAGCACCGAAAGAGAGTTTTGATAAGACGAAATGA
- the rsgA gene encoding ribosome small subunit-dependent GTPase A, with protein sequence MGKELFTIARIFGAYYEIYSEGTSYVRAVLKGKLRLKDSGERHPFVVGDMVLAEKTSGEEWIISERMERKNYLTRKSDRGDSHVLCANLDQLAILASCKDPETKPGFIDRLLAAAYHTQIPPLIIFTKKDLISQEEIEEREVYYRELGYEVMTVSLLSEESIQPLWERIRGKRTFLCGNSGVGKSTLMNHLHKKTVQRTNLVSGSTKKGKHTTTNSFALFLEENTVLIDSPGVKEWGILHLTPVELWESFPELRKIKETCQEIYCCELGSECSMRKHLNESMDETRKKSLESMIESLENPHRVTRRDHWAKSVTKRH encoded by the coding sequence TTGGGTAAAGAACTATTTACAATCGCTCGCATCTTCGGAGCCTATTATGAAATTTATTCAGAAGGGACAAGTTATGTCCGCGCTGTTCTTAAAGGGAAACTTCGGTTAAAGGATTCTGGAGAACGCCATCCTTTTGTTGTCGGTGATATGGTCCTTGCCGAAAAAACTTCCGGGGAAGAGTGGATCATATCGGAACGAATGGAACGAAAGAATTACCTAACACGAAAGAGTGATCGTGGCGATAGTCATGTGTTATGTGCTAACTTGGATCAATTGGCTATCCTTGCTTCTTGCAAAGATCCCGAAACAAAACCAGGATTTATCGATCGTTTGCTTGCGGCCGCTTACCATACACAAATCCCCCCTCTCATTATTTTTACTAAAAAGGATTTAATCTCCCAAGAAGAAATCGAAGAACGCGAAGTTTACTATCGTGAGTTAGGTTATGAGGTCATGACTGTCTCTCTCCTTTCGGAAGAATCCATCCAACCTTTATGGGAAAGGATCCGTGGAAAACGCACCTTCCTTTGTGGAAACTCGGGAGTGGGGAAATCTACTCTCATGAATCATCTTCATAAAAAGACAGTCCAAAGAACAAACCTTGTGAGTGGATCCACCAAAAAAGGAAAACATACCACCACTAATTCCTTTGCCCTCTTTTTGGAAGAAAATACAGTTCTTATCGATTCCCCAGGAGTCAAAGAATGGGGCATCTTACACCTGACACCTGTTGAACTTTGGGAAAGTTTTCCCGAATTACGTAAGATTAAAGAAACTTGTCAGGAAATTTATTGCTGTGAACTGGGTTCTGAATGTTCCATGCGTAAACACCTAAACGAGAGCATGGATGAAACCCGAAAAAAAAGTTTAGAATCCATGATAGAAAGCCTAGAAAACCCCCATCGGGTGACAAGAAGGGATCATTGGGCAAAATCTGTCACAAAAAGGCATTAG